The Vicia villosa cultivar HV-30 ecotype Madison, WI linkage group LG1, Vvil1.0, whole genome shotgun sequence genome includes a region encoding these proteins:
- the LOC131659664 gene encoding uncharacterized protein LOC131659664 has product MTDWGVEMDGRSDVVITTALEAMAQALEHQPNVSENVASRNLATFQRENPPVFKGTRDLDGVLTWLKEIERIFRVIDCTPDQKVRYETHMLVVEADVWCLETRQRLEVVGEEIIWVVFHREFLRKYFSEDVRGKKEIKFFELRQENKSVVEYAAKFGELAKFYQNYDGPDGEISKCINCRIYEEDNNAHYQVISEKRGKSQQGRGKPYDASLGKGKHKAYEGKRTSGGDAPASIMFFKCGKAGYKSNVCTADVKKCFRCGKMGHTMSDCKHKDMICFNCGEEGHIGSQL; this is encoded by the exons ATGACAgat tgggGAGTTGAGATGGATGGAAGGAGTGATGTTGTGATTACTactgctttggaagcaatggctcaagctttggaACATCAGCCGAATGTTAGTGAGAATGTTGCGTCACGCaatttggctaccttccaaagagagaatcCACCTGTTTTCAAGGGAACTCGTGATCTTGATGGAGTATTGACATGGCTAaaggagattgagagaatctTCCGTGTGATAGATTGTACTCCAGATCAGAAGGTTCGTTATGAGACTCATATGCTAGTAGTTGAGGCTGATGTCTGGTGTCTAGAGACTCGTCAAAGGTTGGAGGTTGTAGGTGAGGAGATCATTTGGGTTGTGTTCCATAGGGAGTTCTTGAGGAAGTACTTTtcggaggatgtccgtggaaagaagGAAATCAAGTTCTTTGAGTTGAGGCAAGAGAATAAGTcggttgtggagtatgctgctaaatTTGGAgagttggctaagttttaccaaaATTATGATGGACCAGATGGTGAAATttctaagtgtatcaa TTGTCGAATTTATGAGGAagacaacaatgctcattatcaGGTTATTAGTGAGAAGCGGGGTAAGAGTCAACAAGGCCGTGGCAAGCCTTATGATGCTTCACTTGGAAAAGGGAAGCATAAAGCTTATGAGggcaagagaactagtggggggGATGCACCCGCTAGTATTATGttcttcaagtgtggcaaggctGGCTATAAGAGCAATGTTTGTACTGCTGATGTGAAGAAGTGTTTCAGATGTGGTAAGATGGGACATACAATGTCTGATTGCAAGCATAAGGACATGATATGTTTCAACTGTGGCGAAGAGGGGCACATTGGTAGCcagttgtaa
- the LOC131644661 gene encoding embryonic protein DC-8-like produces the protein MASNKPRHVEEIHKTIETDLSPNATQQQRDEEKPGVIGSVVQSVKNTFENAKEAVIGKGSPTDSHPTTQEVRVYDDDKDLVSGEVRDISANKSRGIYDSAYDKAKECKDTTGSKAGEYTDAAAQKAKETKDAAAQKAKETKDATKEKTNEYADYAAQKAKETKDATKEKTNEYADSAAQKAKETKDATKEKTNEYADYAGEKAKEAKDKAVEYKDYAAEKAKEGKDATLNKLGEYKDYAAEKAKEGKDTAADAAKNAVDYLGDKKEAAKQKTAETAEAAKQKTAETAEAAKQKTAETTEAAKQKTSEAKDKTKEKLNEADEEARRKTEGGNVGDKGFREETWRRGNEGVIRTEDTRTGAVAERLKAADQMTGQTFNDVGAMDDEGVTRVGLLDIKKK, from the exons ATGGCTTCAAACAAACCAAGACATGTTGAAGAAATTCACAAAACTATAGAGACTGATCTAAGTCCTAATGCAACTCAACAACAGCGTGATGAGGAGAAACCTGGTGTCATTGGTTCCGTGGTGCAGTCCGTGAAAAACACTTTTGAGAATGCAAAAGAAGCTGTGATTGGCAAGGGAAGCCCTACAGATTCCCACCCTACAACACAAGAAGTCCGTGTTTACGACGACGACAAAGATTTAGTCTCTGGTGAAGTTAGGGACATATCAGCCAACAAGTCCCGGGGTATCTATGATTCTGCTTATGACAAAGCCAAGGAGTGCAAGGACACAACAGGTTCCAAAGCTGGTGAGTACACAGATGCTGCAGCTCAAAAAGCAAAGGAAACAAAAGATGCTGCAGCACAAAAAGCAAAGGAAACAAAAGATGCAACCAAGGAAAAGACTAACGAGTATGCAGATTATGCAGCACAGAAGGCCAAGGAAACAAAGGACGCAACGAAGGAAAAGACTAATGAGTATGCAGATTCTGCAGCTCAAAAAGCAAAGGAAACAAAGGATGCAACGAAGGAAAAGACTAATGAGTATGCAGATTATGCAGGAGAGAAAGCGAAGGAAGCTAAGGATAAAGCTGTGGAGTACAAAGACTATGCTGCTGAGAAGGCGAAGGAAGGGAAAGATGCTACATTGAATAAGCTGGGCGAGTATAAGGACTATGCAGCTGAGAAAGCGAAAGAAGGGAAAGACACGGCTGCTGATGCAGCCAAAAATGCTGTGGATTACTTGGGTGACAAGAAAGAGGCTGCTAAGCAGAAAACGGCAGAGACTGCTGAAGCTGCTAAGCAAAAAACAGCTGAAACTGCTGAGGCTGCTAAGCAGAAAACTGCAGAGACTACAGAAGCTGCTAAACAGAAAACATCTGAGGCAAAAGACAAGACCAAG GAGAAACTGAATGAAGCAGATGAAGAGGCAAGGAGGAAAACGGAAGGGGGGAATGTTGGAGATAAAGGTTTCAGAGAGGAAACATGGAGGCGTGGGAATGAGGGTGTGATCAGAACTGAAGACACCAGAACAGGAGCGGTGGCGGAGAGGCTGAAAGCGGCGGATCAGATGACCGGACAGACATTCAATGATGTTGGAGCCATGGATGATGAAGGAGTTACTCGTGTGGGTCTTCTTGATATTAAAAAGAAGTGA